One genomic window of Nakamurella panacisegetis includes the following:
- a CDS encoding DsrE/DsrF/DrsH-like family protein has translation MTATESQPAIVPQFDAVASGRKLAIICSKGTLDMAYPALVLANAALGDGVETHLFFTFWGFEMINKQTMNDLKFTVLGNPATHMPQGLGGLPWMTSVATSRLKKSIADVGVPEIPEFLDMIVASGGHLWACRMSADMNHLSEADLYDDVEGIISAADFIEKTEGAQLLFI, from the coding sequence ATGACCGCCACCGAATCACAGCCCGCGATCGTGCCGCAGTTCGATGCGGTCGCTTCCGGGCGCAAGCTTGCCATCATTTGCTCCAAAGGAACGCTCGACATGGCTTACCCAGCCTTGGTGCTGGCGAACGCGGCGTTGGGCGACGGTGTCGAGACGCACCTGTTCTTCACCTTCTGGGGGTTCGAGATGATCAACAAGCAGACCATGAACGATCTGAAATTCACCGTCCTGGGGAACCCGGCCACGCACATGCCGCAGGGCCTGGGTGGACTGCCGTGGATGACTTCCGTGGCAACCTCGAGACTGAAGAAGTCCATCGCCGACGTCGGTGTGCCCGAGATCCCCGAGTTCCTAGACATGATCGTCGCCTCGGGTGGTCATCTCTGGGCTTGCCGCATGTCGGCGGACATGAACCATCTCTCCGAGGCCGATCTGTACGACGATGTCGAGGGGATCATCAGCGCCGCCGATTTCATCGAGAAGACCGAGGGGGCACAGCTTCTCTTCATCTAG
- a CDS encoding IPT/TIG domain-containing protein — MTRRRKFMRRELGAALGVLLILGSVQAGAAVGRGSTPGVVPAAAADAAGAITLKVRSANSVNSGPGFVHKGDPVTDYKWLINRDDTGDPGTAADPGLSRCLPSTAPGGSSDPQYADTCQWPSTRVTSGMAPIVAQGNQSDLNAGKALNDLPPGKYLISVTADGFKIDGKHFTVSAGGTTSVQVDMDPTPLPLTTLRIEVFNDNMPVDATYEVDAEAGLAGFTAHLTDVLGTVSTDYYGNALCTKYMHRVGATLYADAQRPNAPIAFDADNKPIVDPASTGRCTSDSRGQITIPNLGPNRFAATVTPPAPVAGQTYQWVQTTTLEGGHDHDIWSQEGATGFDTEQTKGAELVPSVQFGFVKTQSIAVPRTNVPTGEIKGVAIAGLPYVGGQNGQVVPETGFAGAKSGGPIKQPWIALSDLDAGDAQVYVGRGNVNGSFDIKNVPDGTYQLSIWDDDQDYILWSFNVEVSGGGVTDVGNKMIVGWFTHVYGKVFIDSNGNGKLDPGEKAVPQFGLTVRERDNSLMDQATNTATTDVNGFYDIRETYPLGKWLVLEAFNTRYRTTGITYKGENETKATTQLGSLVDLNFLPIIGLGGEIDWGVEPYDTGMNGGIVGTVTYDTTRNELDPADAATEPYQPGIPGVPVDLYVPKACTAAAADVANECRQGYQIVPLRIQDPNDASATIVNPDPGRGEFVKGPKVQDTYTSEEWAPPRGCTARMYNGQPLTDQQALPQFGAAANTLCVEAPMMGVAVGPSDSTPGNIAQTVNGNYGFATSKLNLYPPGNAKNPAPGHDLPLYADLAANGYDEEDLPAIDYIVSVDIPKDPVDGRPMYKVTSEADVNVFDGDSYLPQQNYPPTTVAAANDPAGPPDATPLPPTQPPSQQAGIISPCVGALHKVAVTDAAFLAAGGSPFEGQDRPYCTDKLVTVRTGQSTAPNFNLFTDVPIPTHFWGLTLNDLGLTLDKRSVNYGEAQGLPFVPVGLYDWSGRLVDTTHTDFNGLYEALEPSTDTFNCPVPAGPCPNMYRFVGNDPGQPGALNADYNPRFRTIATNFQGWPGLFTVTDEAPTQVASTALAPDTTVANPTMCDLGGDVPQLLAVDRPYVRKNTPGDSRTVTVTGFGFGANTDTSTNTLKLNGIDVTKANILSWSDGQIAFVVPAGTASGAAVVSITNSSGRTSVNSLTIQVLDKSTTSTPGTTATNPRLVEVGPGKAFTSVQRALEAARPTTATKFYLVVVWPATPTTDNPQGEYNENLIVHHQVHLQGVGPGGFRPDGSFVPGSILDGSGFNADNASGLNWVGLLGSLTYSGNPAVPDAAVVTVLDDPAGPALPNSYPVTIDGFTITGGAQSDLPVNVNEISGGIKTPYGAAGALITQGGGVYLHNNVRNLQLTDNIIRGNGGSYGGGVRVGTPYVGSNRNYNLLLARNQIRDNGGTNLAGGIGLFSGSDGYQITGNAICGNFSAEYGGAISAFGYNSNAGGSSGGAITKNRIWFNSSYDEGGGIMVAGELPRTSTTLSEGSGPVTIDGNVIAANLASDDGGGIRLLQTSGSHISRTNPETINITNNTVVNNVSAHEGGGIALDDAAFVNIVNNTVAKNLTTATAVTSDGTPAPAGLSTAANSDPLQARLRTFTNAATLGATTYSKPTLLNDVFWDNRAGSFAGGWVYGIGGKLPDGSDNSVNNWDMGVTDVTGTLTPTRSVLQDGTDVTADPSNSFVDPGFASGYDVTVNILASRTYPAFRQAVIVAELLPPSLMGDYHLAPVVAPATPSSARGLGAASTVVRWGPGVNAWTYVVSAPSADIDGDTRPTQTGAAARYDAGSDQMSP; from the coding sequence ATGACTCGACGTCGGAAGTTCATGCGGCGGGAACTCGGGGCGGCGCTCGGAGTTCTGCTGATCCTCGGGTCCGTGCAGGCTGGGGCCGCCGTCGGCCGCGGGTCAACGCCGGGCGTTGTCCCGGCCGCCGCCGCGGACGCGGCGGGCGCCATCACGTTGAAGGTGCGCAGCGCCAACTCGGTCAACTCAGGACCAGGGTTCGTCCACAAGGGCGATCCGGTCACCGACTACAAATGGCTGATCAACCGGGACGACACCGGGGACCCCGGGACCGCGGCCGATCCGGGTCTGTCCCGATGCCTTCCCTCCACCGCACCCGGCGGGAGTTCGGATCCGCAGTATGCAGACACCTGCCAATGGCCGTCCACCCGGGTCACCTCGGGCATGGCTCCCATTGTGGCCCAGGGGAACCAGAGCGATCTCAACGCCGGCAAGGCGCTGAACGACCTGCCCCCCGGAAAGTATCTGATCTCGGTCACCGCGGACGGATTCAAGATCGACGGCAAGCACTTCACCGTGTCGGCCGGCGGGACGACCTCGGTGCAGGTCGACATGGACCCGACGCCCCTTCCGCTGACGACCCTGCGCATCGAGGTCTTCAACGACAACATGCCGGTCGACGCCACCTACGAAGTCGACGCCGAGGCCGGATTGGCCGGTTTCACCGCGCACCTCACCGATGTGCTGGGGACGGTGAGCACCGACTACTACGGAAACGCGTTGTGCACCAAGTACATGCACCGGGTCGGCGCCACCCTGTACGCCGATGCTCAGCGACCGAACGCCCCGATCGCCTTCGACGCCGACAACAAGCCGATCGTCGATCCCGCCTCGACCGGGCGCTGTACCAGTGACAGCCGCGGCCAGATCACCATTCCCAACCTGGGCCCCAACCGGTTCGCAGCCACGGTCACCCCGCCGGCACCAGTGGCCGGCCAGACCTACCAGTGGGTGCAGACCACCACGCTCGAAGGCGGCCACGATCACGACATCTGGAGCCAGGAGGGCGCAACTGGCTTCGACACCGAGCAGACCAAAGGTGCCGAACTGGTGCCGTCCGTGCAATTCGGGTTCGTGAAGACGCAGAGCATCGCGGTCCCGAGGACGAATGTTCCGACCGGTGAGATCAAGGGGGTGGCCATAGCCGGTCTGCCTTACGTCGGGGGGCAGAACGGCCAGGTCGTTCCGGAGACCGGATTCGCCGGGGCCAAGTCGGGCGGCCCGATCAAGCAACCATGGATCGCGCTGTCCGACCTCGATGCCGGCGACGCCCAGGTCTATGTCGGCCGCGGGAATGTCAACGGTTCGTTCGACATCAAGAACGTCCCTGACGGCACCTACCAGCTGTCGATCTGGGACGACGACCAGGACTACATCCTGTGGTCCTTCAACGTCGAGGTCAGCGGCGGCGGGGTCACCGACGTGGGCAACAAGATGATCGTCGGCTGGTTCACGCACGTCTACGGCAAGGTGTTCATCGACAGCAACGGCAACGGCAAACTCGATCCGGGGGAGAAGGCGGTTCCGCAGTTCGGCCTCACCGTCCGCGAGCGGGACAACTCGCTGATGGACCAGGCCACCAACACGGCGACGACCGACGTCAACGGGTTCTACGACATCCGCGAGACCTACCCGTTGGGGAAGTGGTTGGTGCTGGAAGCCTTCAACACCCGTTACCGGACCACCGGGATCACCTACAAAGGCGAGAACGAGACGAAGGCCACCACTCAACTGGGATCACTGGTCGATCTGAACTTCCTGCCGATCATCGGCCTCGGTGGCGAGATCGACTGGGGCGTGGAACCCTACGACACCGGCATGAATGGCGGCATCGTCGGCACCGTCACCTACGACACCACTCGCAACGAACTCGATCCGGCCGACGCAGCCACCGAGCCGTACCAGCCGGGCATCCCCGGCGTTCCGGTCGACCTCTATGTCCCCAAGGCCTGCACGGCCGCGGCGGCCGATGTGGCCAACGAGTGCCGTCAGGGATACCAGATCGTCCCGTTGCGGATCCAGGATCCGAACGACGCCTCGGCCACCATCGTCAATCCCGACCCGGGGCGCGGCGAGTTCGTGAAGGGCCCGAAGGTCCAGGACACGTACACCTCGGAGGAATGGGCCCCGCCTCGTGGCTGCACCGCCCGGATGTACAACGGGCAACCGCTCACCGATCAACAGGCGCTGCCCCAGTTCGGCGCGGCCGCCAACACGCTCTGCGTCGAGGCGCCGATGATGGGTGTGGCCGTCGGCCCGAGCGACAGCACACCGGGCAACATCGCCCAGACGGTCAACGGCAACTACGGGTTCGCGACCTCGAAGCTGAATCTGTATCCGCCCGGGAACGCCAAGAACCCGGCTCCCGGCCACGACCTGCCGTTGTACGCGGACCTGGCCGCCAACGGCTACGACGAAGAGGATCTGCCGGCCATCGACTACATCGTGTCGGTCGACATCCCCAAGGACCCGGTGGACGGCCGGCCGATGTACAAGGTGACCTCGGAGGCGGACGTGAATGTCTTCGACGGAGACTCCTACCTGCCGCAGCAGAACTATCCTCCCACCACCGTGGCCGCGGCGAACGACCCCGCCGGACCGCCGGATGCGACGCCGCTGCCCCCCACTCAGCCGCCGTCGCAGCAAGCCGGGATCATCTCGCCCTGCGTCGGGGCACTGCACAAGGTCGCCGTCACCGACGCCGCCTTCCTGGCCGCCGGAGGCAGCCCGTTCGAAGGGCAGGACCGGCCCTACTGCACGGACAAGCTCGTCACGGTGCGGACGGGTCAATCCACCGCCCCGAACTTCAACCTGTTCACCGACGTGCCGATTCCGACGCACTTCTGGGGCCTGACCCTCAACGACCTGGGGCTGACGCTCGACAAGCGCAGCGTGAACTACGGGGAGGCGCAGGGCCTGCCGTTCGTTCCGGTCGGTCTCTACGACTGGTCCGGTCGTCTGGTCGACACCACGCATACCGATTTCAACGGCCTGTACGAAGCGCTTGAGCCGTCCACCGACACGTTCAACTGCCCGGTGCCGGCTGGGCCGTGCCCGAACATGTATCGGTTCGTCGGCAACGACCCAGGGCAACCGGGCGCGCTCAACGCCGACTACAACCCTCGGTTCCGCACCATCGCGACGAACTTCCAGGGCTGGCCCGGGCTGTTCACCGTGACCGACGAAGCGCCCACCCAGGTGGCGAGCACCGCCCTGGCTCCCGACACCACCGTCGCCAATCCCACGATGTGCGATCTCGGCGGCGACGTGCCTCAACTGCTGGCCGTCGATCGTCCCTACGTTCGGAAGAACACTCCGGGTGACAGTCGCACGGTGACGGTGACCGGCTTCGGGTTCGGTGCCAACACCGACACCAGCACCAACACGCTGAAACTGAACGGTATTGACGTGACGAAGGCCAACATTCTCTCGTGGTCCGACGGTCAGATCGCGTTCGTCGTGCCGGCCGGAACCGCGTCCGGGGCAGCCGTCGTCAGCATCACGAATTCCAGTGGCCGAACGTCGGTCAATTCACTGACGATCCAGGTTCTCGACAAGAGCACCACCTCCACCCCGGGGACAACGGCGACCAACCCGCGGCTGGTCGAGGTCGGACCGGGCAAAGCGTTCACCTCGGTGCAGCGTGCCCTGGAAGCGGCCCGACCGACGACGGCGACGAAGTTCTACCTGGTGGTCGTCTGGCCCGCCACCCCGACCACCGACAACCCTCAGGGGGAGTACAACGAGAACCTGATCGTGCACCACCAGGTCCATCTGCAGGGCGTCGGTCCGGGCGGATTCCGTCCTGATGGCTCTTTCGTCCCCGGGTCGATTCTGGACGGTTCCGGATTCAACGCCGACAACGCCAGCGGCCTCAACTGGGTCGGCCTGCTCGGTAGCCTCACCTACTCCGGGAACCCGGCCGTTCCTGATGCGGCGGTGGTGACCGTGCTCGACGACCCGGCCGGCCCGGCTCTTCCGAACAGCTACCCGGTCACCATCGACGGGTTCACCATCACCGGAGGGGCGCAGTCCGATCTACCGGTCAACGTCAACGAGATCTCCGGGGGCATCAAGACGCCGTACGGCGCCGCCGGGGCCTTGATCACGCAGGGCGGCGGGGTATACCTGCACAACAACGTCCGCAACCTGCAACTGACCGACAACATCATCCGTGGAAACGGAGGCTCCTACGGTGGCGGGGTCCGGGTTGGAACCCCGTATGTCGGTTCGAACCGCAACTACAACCTGTTGCTGGCGCGCAACCAGATTCGCGACAACGGCGGCACCAATCTGGCCGGAGGCATCGGCCTGTTCAGCGGGAGCGACGGCTACCAGATCACCGGCAACGCGATCTGCGGAAACTTCTCGGCCGAGTACGGAGGCGCCATCTCGGCGTTCGGATACAACAGCAACGCCGGCGGGTCCAGTGGGGGGGCGATCACCAAGAACCGGATCTGGTTCAACTCCTCGTACGACGAGGGCGGCGGGATCATGGTCGCCGGCGAACTGCCGCGCACCTCGACGACGCTCTCGGAAGGATCGGGTCCGGTCACGATCGACGGAAACGTCATTGCGGCCAACCTGGCCAGCGACGACGGTGGCGGCATCCGACTGCTCCAGACCAGCGGATCCCACATCTCCCGAACCAATCCGGAAACGATCAACATCACCAACAACACGGTGGTGAACAATGTCTCGGCTCACGAGGGCGGTGGGATCGCCTTGGACGACGCCGCTTTCGTGAACATCGTCAACAACACGGTGGCCAAGAACCTGACGACGGCCACGGCCGTCACCAGCGACGGGACCCCGGCCCCGGCCGGTCTCTCGACAGCGGCCAACAGTGACCCGCTGCAAGCTCGCCTGCGGACGTTCACCAACGCGGCCACGCTCGGTGCGACGACCTACAGCAAACCGACGTTGCTCAATGATGTCTTCTGGGACAACCGGGCCGGCAGCTTTGCCGGAGGGTGGGTCTACGGGATCGGCGGCAAACTGCCGGACGGATCCGACAACAGTGTGAACAACTGGGACATGGGCGTCACCGACGTGACCGGTACCCTGACCCCGACCCGTTCCGTCCTGCAGGACGGCACCGACGTGACCGCCGATCCGAGCAACAGTTTCGTCGATCCGGGCTTTGCTTCCGGCTACGACGTGACGGTCAACATCCTGGCCTCGAGAACCTACCCGGCCTTCCGGCAGGCCGTGATCGTGGCCGAGCTGCTGCCCCCGTCGCTGATGGGGGACTACCACCTGGCGCCGGTCGTCGCCCCGGCCACTCCCTCCAGCGCGCGGGGACTGGGCGCCGCGTCCACCGTGGTCCGGTGGGGGCCGGGGGTCAACGCCTGGACCTACGTGGTCAGCGCGCCGTCGGCCGATATCGACGGCGACACCCGACCGACCCAGACCGGTGCCGCTGCTCGGTACGACGCCGGCTCCGACCAGATGAGCCCGTGA
- a CDS encoding TusE/DsrC/DsvC family sulfur relay protein, with the protein MPVTTLAGHQVHVNEEGFLTDPAEWSRDLAVTLAGQIGIELTDAHWKVLEFLRSDFAERGETATLRRVSAVGGVPVKALFALFPQKPAKKMAYIAGLPKPIGCV; encoded by the coding sequence ATGCCTGTGACCACACTCGCCGGACACCAGGTCCACGTCAACGAGGAGGGATTCCTCACCGACCCCGCCGAATGGAGCCGCGATCTGGCCGTCACGCTGGCCGGCCAGATAGGTATCGAACTCACCGATGCTCATTGGAAAGTCCTGGAATTTCTCCGGTCGGATTTCGCCGAGCGGGGTGAGACGGCAACTCTTCGGCGGGTCTCCGCTGTCGGCGGCGTCCCGGTCAAAGCGCTGTTCGCTCTGTTCCCGCAGAAACCGGCCAAGAAGATGGCCTACATTGCCGGCCTGCCGAAGCCGATCGGCTGCGTCTAG
- a CDS encoding response regulator transcription factor codes for MDHVLVVEDEPSLLLLLSRLLAGAGYQVTQASNGQSALRCSLRQQFDLVILDLMLPDLRGEDVLAELLGSRAETKVLVLSSVTDLSRRVGVLDHGAVDFLAKPFAGAELMARVRARIRHGSGDRTGSIRRYLTGAGLELDLERHELIIDGRRIDLSQREFALLAHLLHRTPAVCTRQELLSDVWGLSFDPGTNVVEVYMRRLRAKLTISRIETVRNVGYRLVAC; via the coding sequence ATGGATCATGTTCTTGTCGTCGAGGACGAGCCGAGCCTGCTCCTGCTGTTGAGCCGGTTGCTCGCCGGTGCCGGCTACCAGGTCACTCAGGCCAGTAACGGACAGAGCGCCCTGCGGTGCAGTCTCCGTCAGCAATTCGATCTGGTCATCCTCGATCTCATGCTGCCCGACCTCCGCGGTGAGGATGTCCTGGCCGAGTTGTTGGGTTCCCGCGCCGAGACGAAAGTCCTGGTGTTGTCATCCGTCACCGACCTGTCCCGGCGGGTGGGCGTGTTGGATCACGGAGCCGTCGACTTCCTGGCCAAGCCCTTCGCCGGCGCCGAACTGATGGCTCGGGTGCGGGCCCGTATCCGCCACGGCTCGGGCGACCGCACCGGTTCGATCCGTCGATACCTGACCGGAGCCGGTCTCGAACTGGACCTCGAGCGGCACGAACTGATCATCGACGGACGCCGCATCGATCTCTCGCAGCGGGAATTCGCCCTGTTGGCCCACCTGCTGCATCGAACCCCAGCGGTCTGTACGCGGCAGGAACTGCTGTCCGACGTCTGGGGCCTGAGCTTTGATCCCGGAACGAATGTGGTCGAGGTGTACATGCGCCGACTGCGAGCAAAGCTGACGATCAGTCGAATAGAAACGGTGCGCAATGTCGGATACAGACTCGTCGCCTGTTAA
- a CDS encoding multicopper oxidase domain-containing protein — MTDTEGKSRLSRRSFLIGGTGVIAGVVTGSDVLTAGSASASGSVPAAGSVRAAAAAAHPVKRVHLVGTDGWVGMPANAPADPPFFPDALAPSPFNTYVFGFRDVTGLDATQVAAQRGKAQISAPMLSFDEEDDIYLTLSNLGLLQRPDLFDGHTLHWHGFVNAIPLFDGVPELSLAVPVGRDLTYFYRPHDAGTYMYHCHFEDVEHVQMGMTGMVFVRPKQNRTPVAGDPVGTKYAYNDGDGSTRYDREFAYMITELWSAAHYRDAHIQVNDWTDFDPSFWLMNGRAYPDTVAPNGDPMSTAAGRLQYQPISSLVTCNVGEQVLLRLSNLGYQNHAMTVDNIDLRIVAKDASLLRGRDGTTNYITTNTVDVGPGESRDVLFTAPAPGEYLLYDRKYSYLENGGGPGYGGMMTKIVVGPTGTYPTQLSANT; from the coding sequence GTGACCGATACCGAAGGTAAGTCGAGGCTGTCGCGACGCTCGTTCCTGATCGGCGGCACCGGCGTCATCGCCGGGGTGGTCACCGGTTCCGATGTGTTGACCGCAGGGTCCGCGTCGGCATCCGGCTCGGTGCCGGCGGCCGGGTCGGTCAGGGCCGCAGCCGCTGCGGCCCATCCGGTCAAGCGGGTGCACCTGGTCGGCACCGACGGCTGGGTCGGGATGCCCGCGAACGCCCCCGCCGACCCGCCGTTCTTCCCGGATGCGCTGGCGCCCAGCCCGTTCAACACCTACGTCTTCGGCTTCCGGGATGTCACCGGGCTGGACGCCACCCAGGTGGCCGCGCAGCGCGGCAAGGCACAGATCAGTGCCCCGATGCTGAGTTTCGATGAAGAGGACGACATCTACCTGACGCTGTCCAACCTCGGCCTGCTGCAACGCCCCGATCTGTTCGACGGTCACACCCTGCACTGGCACGGGTTCGTGAATGCCATCCCGCTGTTCGACGGGGTGCCGGAGTTGTCCCTGGCCGTGCCGGTCGGTCGTGATCTGACCTACTTCTACCGGCCTCACGACGCCGGGACCTACATGTATCACTGCCATTTCGAAGATGTGGAGCACGTGCAGATGGGGATGACGGGCATGGTCTTCGTCCGGCCGAAACAGAACCGGACTCCGGTGGCCGGTGATCCGGTCGGGACCAAGTACGCCTACAACGACGGTGACGGCTCGACCCGCTACGACCGCGAGTTCGCCTACATGATCACCGAGTTGTGGTCCGCCGCCCACTACCGGGATGCGCACATCCAGGTCAACGACTGGACGGACTTCGACCCCAGCTTCTGGCTGATGAACGGCCGCGCCTACCCGGACACGGTCGCGCCCAATGGGGATCCCATGTCCACCGCGGCCGGACGTCTGCAGTATCAACCGATCTCGTCATTGGTGACCTGCAACGTCGGCGAACAGGTGTTGTTGCGTCTGTCGAACCTGGGATACCAGAACCACGCGATGACGGTCGACAACATCGATCTGCGGATAGTGGCCAAGGACGCGAGTCTGCTGCGAGGCCGGGACGGAACGACCAACTACATCACGACCAACACGGTGGACGTCGGTCCGGGGGAGAGTCGCGACGTCCTGTTCACCGCTCCGGCACCCGGCGAATACCTGTTGTACGACCGCAAGTACTCCTACCTCGAGAACGGCGGAGGCCCCGGATACGGCGGCATGATGACCAAGATCGTCGTCGGCCCGACCGGGACCTACCCGACGCAACTGTCCGCGAACACCTGA
- a CDS encoding multicopper oxidase domain-containing protein encodes MNIPQKIRRSRLRAATGIGVLLLGSLIFLPSNASAAVPAVGAVCETDVNQTFSLTAQDGYVSTPDGNSIYMWSYGKTSRGFQLPGPTLCVQSGQPVTVVLHNALPEATSIVFPGQKGVKANGNPAQPQFDPGGSLTSLVQVAPALDAGQQGSVTYTFTAGTPGTYLYESGTDVDKQVQMGLFGALVVRPAGHPNQVNDRADSTFAAGQDYVFLLSEIDPDMHLAVERSQPVDWNSYTARYFMINGRSMPDTIAPNGASWLPAQPYSAFVHIKPYDPNSNPLPATIRYLNAGTVNYPFHPHGSDERVIDRDGHALAGPGGEDLSYQKYDLDVGPGQTLDVLMDWRNAEQWDPVTNPIPTQIPAITDQLLVGTDTWFSESGYLGTKNPLPTTITSNNQCGEYYHIAHSHALEQATNYGATFGGMMTIFRIDPAAGCPGQ; translated from the coding sequence ATGAACATCCCCCAGAAGATCAGGCGAAGTCGCCTGCGGGCGGCGACCGGTATCGGGGTCCTGCTCCTCGGATCGTTGATATTCCTGCCCTCGAACGCATCGGCCGCCGTCCCGGCGGTCGGAGCCGTGTGCGAGACCGACGTGAATCAGACGTTCTCGTTGACCGCTCAGGACGGCTACGTCTCGACTCCCGACGGCAACTCGATCTACATGTGGAGCTACGGGAAGACCAGCCGGGGCTTTCAGCTGCCCGGCCCGACCCTGTGTGTGCAATCGGGACAGCCGGTGACGGTTGTCCTGCACAACGCCCTGCCGGAAGCGACGTCGATCGTCTTCCCGGGGCAGAAGGGGGTGAAGGCCAACGGAAATCCGGCCCAGCCCCAGTTCGATCCGGGAGGGTCGTTGACCTCGCTGGTCCAGGTCGCTCCGGCGCTCGATGCCGGGCAGCAGGGTTCGGTGACCTACACATTCACCGCGGGCACCCCGGGTACCTATCTGTACGAGAGCGGTACCGACGTCGACAAGCAGGTGCAGATGGGGCTTTTCGGCGCCCTCGTGGTCCGTCCGGCCGGTCATCCGAACCAGGTCAACGACCGGGCCGACTCGACATTCGCGGCGGGCCAGGACTACGTGTTCCTGCTGTCCGAGATCGACCCCGACATGCACCTGGCGGTCGAGCGCAGCCAGCCCGTCGACTGGAATTCCTACACCGCCCGCTATTTCATGATCAACGGGCGCAGCATGCCCGACACGATCGCCCCGAACGGCGCGTCCTGGCTGCCGGCCCAGCCGTACTCCGCATTCGTACACATCAAGCCGTACGACCCGAACAGCAATCCACTGCCGGCCACGATCCGATACCTGAACGCCGGGACCGTGAACTATCCCTTCCATCCGCACGGAAGTGACGAACGGGTCATCGACCGGGACGGGCATGCACTGGCCGGCCCGGGCGGCGAGGACCTCTCGTACCAGAAGTACGACCTGGACGTGGGCCCTGGGCAGACCCTCGATGTGCTGATGGATTGGCGGAACGCCGAGCAGTGGGATCCGGTCACCAATCCCATACCGACCCAGATTCCGGCCATCACCGACCAGCTCCTGGTCGGAACCGATACCTGGTTCTCCGAGAGCGGATATCTGGGCACGAAGAATCCGCTCCCGACCACGATCACCTCGAACAATCAATGTGGCGAGTACTACCACATCGCCCACAGCCATGCGTTGGAGCAGGCAACCAACTACGGAGCGACTTTCGGAGGAATGATGACGATTTTCCGCATCGATCCGGCCGCCGGTTGCCCGGGACAGTGA
- a CDS encoding sensor histidine kinase, producing MAWAVFATGNIYLTFVLPGAETIPYHLVWASFALLYGLYPWPLRAAWTAFALITVATGTAFVSHALDQVIPWSECSEIVLMGVILALLMWHVERQRATRRTLLDVQAQERTWAQRRETTARFGTHEVRTRLAIARGFVELMGSSTSDSGMRSDAALVLGELDKASAIVSGLLTLATVGEPSSRVSFSLRDLLDSISRRWVSSADREFSTDSSIGEIEGDPERLEAALDCLIENAVKFTEPGQAIDITARADRGILVVTVTDEGMGIPQDELGHVFEMFRTGSTAGRRAGSGLGLSIVKAMAESRRGSVSVTSTEGQGSRFTLRLPLIEGDTAIMAWESSAPPATLAARG from the coding sequence GTGGCCTGGGCGGTGTTTGCGACAGGCAACATCTATCTCACGTTCGTCCTGCCGGGCGCAGAGACCATTCCGTACCACCTGGTATGGGCCAGTTTCGCCTTGCTCTACGGTCTCTACCCATGGCCGCTACGGGCCGCCTGGACGGCCTTCGCGTTGATCACCGTGGCCACCGGAACGGCCTTTGTGAGCCACGCCCTCGACCAAGTGATCCCGTGGTCGGAATGTTCGGAAATTGTACTCATGGGGGTTATCCTGGCCCTCCTGATGTGGCATGTCGAACGCCAGCGAGCCACTCGCCGGACCCTGCTCGACGTTCAGGCTCAAGAACGAACCTGGGCGCAGCGACGGGAGACGACGGCTCGATTCGGAACGCACGAGGTGCGGACCCGACTGGCCATCGCGCGGGGTTTTGTCGAGCTCATGGGCTCGTCGACCAGCGATAGCGGCATGCGCTCGGATGCGGCCCTGGTCCTGGGAGAACTGGACAAGGCGTCGGCAATCGTCAGCGGCCTGTTGACGCTGGCCACTGTGGGTGAGCCCAGCAGCCGAGTTTCCTTCAGTCTGCGTGATCTGCTCGACTCGATCTCCCGACGATGGGTGAGTTCGGCCGATCGTGAATTCTCCACCGACAGTTCCATCGGCGAGATCGAGGGAGACCCCGAGCGGTTGGAAGCTGCGCTCGACTGTCTGATCGAGAATGCGGTGAAGTTCACCGAACCCGGGCAGGCGATCGACATCACCGCCCGGGCCGACCGGGGCATCCTGGTGGTCACCGTGACCGACGAAGGAATGGGCATACCGCAGGACGAGCTCGGTCACGTCTTCGAAATGTTCCGCACGGGCAGCACCGCGGGTCGGCGCGCGGGCAGCGGGCTGGGCCTGTCGATCGTGAAAGCCATGGCCGAGTCGAGACGAGGATCGGTATCGGTGACGAGCACCGAAGGGCAGGGCAGCCGATTCACACTGCGCCTACCCCTGATCGAGGGCGACACCGCGATCATGGCGTGGGAGTCGTCGGCCCCGCCGGCGACCCTGGCCGCCCGGGGGTGA